The Arthrobacter sp. NicSoilC5 genome has a window encoding:
- a CDS encoding acyl carrier protein produces MNEQDARHAVEAALGKVAPDVEPGDLDGGARLRQDLELDSLDFLRLVEVIAESTGVDIPEADYPAVATVDGLATYVARHG; encoded by the coding sequence GTGAACGAACAGGACGCGCGCCACGCAGTGGAGGCAGCGCTCGGCAAAGTAGCGCCCGACGTCGAGCCTGGCGACCTGGACGGCGGCGCCCGCCTGCGCCAGGACCTGGAACTGGACTCCCTGGACTTCCTCCGCCTGGTGGAAGTCATCGCGGAATCCACGGGGGTGGACATCCCTGAGGCGGACTACCCGGCCGTGGCCACCGTGGACGGGCTGGCCACCTACGTCGCCCGGCACGGATGA
- a CDS encoding 2-oxo acid dehydrogenase subunit E2, translating into MDEFRMPSLGADMEHGKVVEWLVKPGDYVHKGDLVAAVDTDKTVMDIESFQEGVVAEFLVDIGDTVDVGTPIARITATPAEVPPAAKVPPPEPEPGTKAPPPVRHLAHTLGVDVGRISGSGPGGEVTRADVERAAAAPGTSAAPGTSAAPGTSAAPGAAAGAAPAEAAHMPAEGAAHRVRSSPLARRLAAELGVDLQAIAGTGPGGAVTEEDVLAAVPPRERAPKEEIPGGRPPSERAAEEPAEAPPSDAPVAEPPHKAAEEAPRRGRKDTGSKAETLRQAIGALMSRSKKEIPHYYLSTTLDLAAAMAWMQSANQQRPVSSRLVPSALLLKATALAAKEVPDMNGFFTRGAFQPSGAVHLGVAVALRHGGLVAPALHDADTLTLDELMDQLRDLVGRARAGRLQRAEMADPTLTVTNLGDLGVESVYGVIYPPQVAMVGFGKVLEQPFAHNGMLGIRHAAIATLSADHRVSDGLRGGRFLARIDELLQKPGDL; encoded by the coding sequence GTGGATGAGTTCCGGATGCCGTCCCTGGGCGCGGACATGGAGCACGGCAAGGTGGTGGAGTGGCTGGTTAAACCCGGGGACTACGTCCACAAGGGCGACCTCGTGGCGGCCGTGGACACGGACAAGACCGTCATGGACATCGAGTCGTTCCAGGAAGGCGTGGTGGCCGAGTTCCTGGTGGACATCGGCGACACCGTGGACGTGGGCACCCCCATCGCCAGGATCACCGCCACCCCGGCAGAGGTCCCGCCGGCGGCGAAAGTCCCGCCACCGGAACCGGAGCCGGGCACCAAGGCCCCGCCCCCGGTGCGGCACCTGGCGCACACGCTGGGGGTCGACGTCGGACGCATCAGCGGGAGCGGCCCCGGCGGCGAGGTGACCCGGGCCGACGTCGAACGCGCCGCCGCTGCGCCCGGCACCTCCGCTGCGCCCGGCACCTCCGCTGCGCCCGGCACCTCCGCTGCGCCCGGCGCCGCCGCTGGGGCTGCTCCGGCGGAGGCTGCGCACATGCCGGCAGAAGGCGCAGCCCACCGGGTGCGGTCCTCGCCGCTGGCCCGCCGCCTGGCCGCGGAGCTGGGCGTCGACCTGCAGGCCATCGCGGGCACCGGTCCCGGTGGTGCCGTGACGGAGGAGGACGTGCTTGCCGCGGTGCCTCCCCGGGAGCGGGCGCCCAAGGAGGAAATTCCCGGCGGGCGGCCACCCAGCGAACGTGCGGCGGAGGAACCGGCGGAAGCACCGCCGTCGGACGCTCCAGTTGCCGAACCGCCGCACAAAGCCGCGGAGGAAGCGCCACGGCGCGGCAGGAAGGACACCGGCAGCAAGGCGGAAACCCTGCGGCAGGCAATCGGCGCGCTGATGTCCCGGTCCAAGAAGGAGATCCCGCACTACTACCTGTCCACCACCCTGGATCTGGCGGCCGCGATGGCGTGGATGCAGAGCGCCAACCAGCAGCGGCCGGTCTCCTCCCGGCTGGTGCCGTCCGCCCTGCTGCTGAAGGCCACCGCGCTCGCGGCCAAGGAGGTGCCGGACATGAACGGGTTCTTCACCAGGGGCGCTTTCCAGCCCAGCGGCGCGGTGCACCTGGGCGTGGCGGTGGCGTTGCGGCACGGCGGACTGGTGGCCCCGGCCCTGCACGACGCCGACACCCTGACGCTCGACGAACTCATGGACCAGCTGCGCGACCTGGTGGGCCGGGCCCGGGCGGGCCGGCTGCAGCGCGCGGAGATGGCCGACCCCACCCTCACGGTGACCAACCTGGGCGATCTCGGCGTCGAAAGCGTGTACGGGGTGATCTACCCGCCGCAGGTGGCCATGGTGGGCTTCGGCAAGGTTTTGGAGCAGCCCTTTGCACACAACGGGATGCTGGGCATCCGGCACGCGGCCATCGCCACGCTGTCCGCGGACCACCGGGTGAGCGACGGGCTGCGCGGCGGCCGGTTCCTGGCCCGCATCGACGAACTGCTGCAGAAGCCCGGCGACCTGTGA
- the pdhA gene encoding pyruvate dehydrogenase (acetyl-transferring) E1 component subunit alpha → MTTLRSRGIPDAEHAVHLLRQMLRVRRLEEKCIELYSAAKIRGFLHVYIGEEAVAAGVMEALEPEDAVVATYREHGHALLRGVSAGAILAEMYGHAEGCCRGRGGSMHLFDAATRFYGGNAIVAGGLPLAVGLALADRMAGRQRVTVCFFGEGAVAEGEFHESMNLAALWQLPVLFCCENNLYAMGTALGRSESQTDIALKAAGYEISAWAVDGMDVLAVEEAARRAVDAVRSGGGPHFLELRTYRFRAHSMFDPELYREKSEVARWMERDPISLLQSAMQAAGQLPDKDWAALQADVDAEISTAVGFAENGTPEPVSELSRFVYSDRPDDGSAGGGGPEEQGTTAGKGGAAR, encoded by the coding sequence ATGACCACGCTGAGGAGCCGGGGCATCCCGGACGCGGAGCACGCCGTGCACCTGCTGCGGCAAATGCTGCGGGTACGCAGGCTCGAGGAAAAATGCATCGAGCTCTACAGTGCCGCCAAGATCCGCGGCTTCCTGCACGTCTATATCGGCGAGGAGGCCGTGGCGGCAGGGGTGATGGAAGCCCTGGAACCGGAGGACGCCGTGGTGGCCACCTACCGCGAACACGGGCACGCCCTGCTGCGCGGCGTCTCCGCCGGGGCCATCCTCGCCGAGATGTACGGCCACGCGGAGGGCTGCTGCCGGGGCCGGGGCGGCTCCATGCACCTCTTTGATGCCGCCACCCGCTTCTACGGCGGAAACGCGATCGTGGCCGGCGGGCTGCCACTCGCCGTCGGCCTGGCCCTCGCGGACCGGATGGCCGGGCGCCAACGGGTGACCGTCTGCTTCTTCGGCGAAGGCGCCGTGGCCGAAGGCGAATTCCACGAAAGCATGAACCTGGCCGCCCTGTGGCAGCTGCCGGTGCTGTTCTGCTGCGAAAACAACCTCTACGCCATGGGCACCGCGCTGGGCCGCTCCGAATCCCAGACGGACATCGCCCTCAAAGCCGCCGGCTATGAGATCTCGGCGTGGGCGGTGGACGGCATGGACGTGCTCGCCGTCGAGGAGGCCGCCCGGCGCGCCGTGGACGCCGTGCGGTCCGGCGGTGGCCCGCATTTCCTGGAGCTGCGCACGTACCGGTTCCGCGCCCACTCCATGTTCGATCCCGAGCTGTACCGGGAAAAATCCGAGGTGGCCCGGTGGATGGAACGGGACCCCATCAGCCTGCTGCAGTCCGCAATGCAGGCGGCGGGCCAGCTCCCGGACAAAGACTGGGCCGCGCTGCAGGCGGACGTGGACGCGGAGATCAGCACCGCCGTCGGATTTGCCGAGAACGGAACGCCGGAGCCGGTGTCCGAGCTCAGCCGGTTCGTCTACAGCGACCGGCCGGACGACGGCAGCGCAGGCGGCGGGGGCCCGGAGGAGCAGGGCACTACAGCAGGGAAAGGCGGGGCTGCACGATGA
- the acsA gene encoding acetate--CoA ligase, protein MDQRSTMTAGVEGATRWPAITKDVAAFPVRPNLLDYDAARRDFSWDQARQALAGLPGGRGLNIAYEAVDRHVAEGRGAKEALRFVMADGSTRSLTYGGLADGSGRFAAVLQGLGVGRGDRVFSLLGRSPALYTAVLGTFKNGSVFCPLFSAFGPEPVRQRLHLGAGRVLLTTRALYRRKVAPVRDSLPDLRHVLLVDADGSPEPETLDLAELLAQADPIGEIADTQPEDMALLHFTSGTTGTPKGAIHVHDAVAAHYATGRFALDLHPDDIYWCTADPGWVTGTSYGIIAPLVHGVTAIVDEEELDADRWYRILAEQHVTVWYTAPTALRMLMKAGAGRAAGHDLSALRFIASVGEPLNPEAVVWGQDVLGLPVHDNWWQTETGGIMIANYPAMNIRPGSMGRPLPGIEAALVARDADGKPIVKDGQAVLVTGPDTMGELALRPGWPSMFRGYLNEEERYRRCFAGGWYLTGDLAKRDGDGYFWFVGRGDDVIKSSGHLIGPFEVESCLMEHPAVAEAGVIGVPDPVAGEVVKAFVELKPGNEPTEELQLEIIGFARKRLGAAVAPRLLDFTTTLPKTRSGKILRRLLKSRELGLPEGDTSTLESPAGAAVPLKDQP, encoded by the coding sequence ATGGACCAGAGGAGCACCATGACCGCCGGAGTTGAGGGTGCCACGCGCTGGCCTGCCATCACCAAGGACGTGGCCGCCTTCCCGGTCCGGCCCAACCTGTTGGATTACGATGCCGCCCGGCGGGACTTCAGCTGGGACCAGGCACGGCAGGCGCTGGCCGGGCTGCCCGGAGGCCGGGGCCTGAACATCGCCTACGAGGCCGTGGACCGGCACGTGGCGGAAGGCCGCGGCGCCAAGGAGGCCCTGCGGTTCGTAATGGCCGACGGCAGCACCCGCTCCCTGACCTACGGCGGCCTTGCGGACGGGTCCGGCAGGTTCGCGGCGGTGCTGCAGGGCCTGGGGGTGGGGCGCGGCGACCGGGTCTTTTCGCTCCTGGGCCGCAGCCCCGCGCTGTACACCGCCGTGCTGGGCACCTTCAAAAACGGCAGCGTCTTCTGCCCGCTCTTTTCAGCCTTCGGCCCCGAGCCGGTCCGGCAGCGGCTGCACCTCGGGGCCGGCCGGGTACTGCTGACCACCCGGGCGCTGTACCGCAGGAAGGTGGCGCCGGTCCGGGACTCCCTGCCCGACCTCCGCCACGTCCTGCTGGTGGACGCCGACGGCAGCCCCGAACCGGAAACCCTGGACCTGGCCGAACTCCTGGCCCAGGCTGACCCCATCGGGGAGATCGCAGACACCCAGCCCGAGGACATGGCCCTGCTGCACTTCACCAGCGGCACCACCGGCACGCCCAAGGGCGCCATCCACGTCCACGACGCCGTCGCCGCCCACTACGCCACCGGCCGCTTCGCGCTGGACCTGCACCCGGACGACATCTACTGGTGCACCGCCGATCCGGGCTGGGTGACCGGCACGTCCTACGGCATTATCGCCCCGCTGGTGCACGGCGTCACCGCCATCGTGGACGAGGAGGAACTGGACGCCGACCGCTGGTACCGGATCCTCGCCGAGCAGCACGTCACCGTCTGGTACACCGCGCCCACGGCGCTGCGGATGCTCATGAAGGCCGGCGCCGGGCGGGCCGCGGGCCATGACCTGTCAGCGCTGCGCTTCATCGCCAGCGTGGGGGAGCCGCTGAACCCGGAGGCCGTGGTGTGGGGCCAGGACGTCCTGGGCCTGCCCGTGCACGACAACTGGTGGCAGACCGAAACCGGCGGGATCATGATCGCCAACTACCCGGCCATGAACATCCGGCCCGGCTCCATGGGCCGGCCGCTGCCCGGCATCGAGGCGGCCCTGGTGGCCCGCGACGCCGACGGCAAACCCATCGTCAAAGACGGCCAGGCAGTCCTGGTCACCGGGCCGGACACCATGGGCGAGCTGGCGCTGCGCCCCGGGTGGCCGTCCATGTTCCGCGGCTACCTCAACGAGGAGGAGCGCTACCGGCGCTGCTTTGCCGGCGGCTGGTACCTCACCGGCGACCTGGCAAAGCGCGACGGCGACGGCTACTTCTGGTTCGTGGGCCGCGGCGACGACGTCATCAAGTCCTCCGGCCACCTGATCGGCCCCTTCGAGGTGGAAAGCTGCCTCATGGAACACCCGGCCGTGGCCGAAGCCGGCGTGATCGGCGTGCCGGACCCCGTGGCCGGCGAGGTGGTCAAGGCCTTCGTGGAACTCAAACCCGGCAACGAGCCCACGGAGGAGCTCCAGCTGGAGATCATCGGCTTCGCGCGGAAACGGCTGGGCGCCGCCGTGGCACCCAGGCTGCTGGACTTCACCACCACCCTGCCCAAGACGCGCAGCGGCAAGATCCTGCGCCGGCTCCTGAAATCCCGCGAGCTCGGTCTGCCGGAAGGCGACACCTCAACGCTTGAATCCCCGGCAGGGGCTGCCGTACCTCTGAAGGACCAGCCATGA
- a CDS encoding phosphoribosyltransferase family protein, translated as MASFHDRSDAGRRLGKRLASLRGRDVVVLGLPRGGVPVAFEVAKALEAPLDVIVVRKLGVPFQPEVAMGAIGEGNVRVLDPRTISMARVSQEDLQQVERQERALLESRVARFRQGRRRIDLAGRTVVIVDDGIATGSTARAACQVARHLGAARVILAVPVAPARAIVELKEPDDVVCLLSPQDFQAVGYYYRDFSPTEDSEVVQLLDAAAAPAHHGDGYRGDGSLEDDVEIPDGRAVLRGSLYLPARCDGTVLFAHGSGSSRHSPRNRFVASVLHGAGLGTLLLDLLTPEEEVNRANVFDIALLARRLSSATHWLEARHDGSAGRIGYFGASTGAAAALWAAAEPGAQVAAVVSRGGRPDLAGPRLAAVKAPTLLIVGGADTQVLALNRQAMALLQAPTRLEIVPGATHLFEEPGTLAMAATLAADWFRHYLLPSPVGRHAPEARE; from the coding sequence ATGGCTTCGTTTCATGACAGGTCCGACGCCGGGCGGCGGCTGGGCAAGCGGCTGGCCTCCCTGCGCGGCCGGGACGTCGTGGTGCTGGGCCTGCCCAGGGGCGGCGTCCCCGTGGCGTTCGAAGTAGCCAAAGCCCTCGAAGCGCCGCTGGACGTGATCGTGGTGCGGAAACTGGGGGTTCCGTTCCAGCCCGAGGTGGCCATGGGGGCCATCGGGGAGGGCAACGTCCGCGTCCTTGATCCGCGCACCATCTCCATGGCCCGCGTCTCCCAGGAAGACCTGCAGCAGGTGGAGCGCCAGGAACGCGCCCTGCTGGAAAGCAGGGTGGCCAGGTTTCGGCAGGGGCGCCGGCGGATCGACCTTGCCGGGCGCACGGTGGTCATTGTCGACGACGGCATCGCCACCGGTTCCACCGCCCGCGCGGCCTGCCAGGTGGCCCGGCATCTCGGCGCTGCCAGGGTCATCCTTGCCGTTCCCGTTGCCCCCGCCCGCGCCATTGTGGAGCTCAAGGAACCGGACGACGTCGTCTGCCTCCTTTCGCCCCAGGACTTCCAGGCCGTGGGCTACTACTACCGGGACTTCTCACCCACCGAGGACAGCGAGGTGGTGCAGCTGCTGGACGCCGCTGCCGCCCCGGCACACCACGGCGACGGCTACCGGGGAGACGGCAGCCTGGAGGACGACGTCGAAATCCCTGACGGAAGGGCGGTCCTGCGCGGCAGCCTCTACCTGCCGGCCCGGTGCGACGGCACGGTCCTCTTTGCCCACGGCAGCGGCAGCAGCAGGCACAGCCCCCGCAACCGCTTCGTCGCCTCGGTGCTGCACGGCGCCGGCCTGGGCACGCTGCTCCTTGACCTCCTGACGCCCGAGGAGGAGGTCAACCGGGCCAACGTGTTCGATATCGCCCTGCTGGCCCGCCGCCTGTCCTCCGCCACCCACTGGCTGGAGGCGCGGCACGATGGCTCCGCGGGCAGGATCGGCTACTTCGGCGCCAGCACCGGCGCGGCGGCTGCACTGTGGGCCGCGGCCGAACCCGGCGCCCAGGTTGCCGCCGTCGTCTCCCGCGGCGGCAGGCCGGACTTGGCCGGACCCCGCCTCGCCGCCGTAAAAGCCCCCACCCTCCTGATTGTTGGCGGCGCCGACACCCAGGTGCTGGCCCTCAACCGGCAGGCCATGGCGCTCCTGCAGGCACCCACCCGGCTGGAGATCGTCCCGGGCGCCACACACCTCTTCGAGGAACCCGGCACCCTTGCCATGGCGGCCACCCTCGCCGCGGACTGGTTCCGGCACTACCTCCTGCCCTCCCCGGTGGGGCGGCACGCGCCGGAGGCCAGGGAATGA
- a CDS encoding CU044_2847 family protein, translated as MTEVLRYEVGSGTVLVEAADNSYGVDHPARNEQGILDTGRRLEDALASVRPAARAALEAMAELTPEQIQIEFGVKLAGDAGAVIAKSSSDAHFVLRMTWNPVVAALPGEEITHNG; from the coding sequence ATGACCGAAGTGCTGCGCTACGAAGTGGGATCCGGAACCGTGCTCGTTGAGGCTGCGGACAACAGCTACGGCGTGGATCATCCCGCGCGCAACGAACAGGGGATCCTGGACACGGGCAGGCGCCTGGAAGATGCACTTGCCAGCGTCCGCCCCGCTGCCCGCGCAGCACTGGAGGCCATGGCGGAACTCACCCCCGAACAGATCCAGATCGAGTTCGGCGTGAAGCTCGCGGGGGACGCAGGGGCGGTGATTGCCAAGAGCAGTTCCGACGCCCATTTCGTCCTCCGGATGACATGGAACCCCGTGGTGGCCGCGCTGCCCGGGGAAGAAATCACACACAACGGGTGA
- a CDS encoding SPW repeat protein — translation MKKWYRWQDYVAVAAGLFTAVAVLFTRQLNMSTTLMLVFGGLLVVSGIINLAMPGTPAMEYVQAILAAGLVLSPWLGTYTGATGAAWTSWIAGAVALVVTAVAIKPSTDLRHTYRVSH, via the coding sequence GTGAAAAAGTGGTATCGGTGGCAGGACTATGTAGCGGTCGCCGCCGGACTCTTCACCGCGGTGGCGGTCCTGTTCACGCGGCAGCTAAACATGTCCACCACCCTGATGCTCGTCTTCGGCGGGCTCCTGGTGGTCAGCGGCATTATCAACCTGGCCATGCCGGGAACTCCGGCCATGGAATACGTGCAGGCCATCCTCGCCGCAGGACTGGTCCTCTCGCCATGGCTCGGGACATACACGGGCGCAACGGGCGCAGCCTGGACGTCATGGATCGCAGGGGCGGTGGCACTGGTGGTAACAGCAGTGGCCATTAAGCCCAGCACCGACCTCCGCCACACCTACCGCGTCTCGCATTAG
- a CDS encoding alkaline phosphatase family protein — protein sequence MNRRSAHPSAPLRPPSPALLPVLALVLSALVACQAPTPAPAPQTATPSGGATPSSSTSAPPSASAAPTAGADSTAQPGDAAKPAGTPRHIFVINLENKGYGTTWGDNSPAPYLSGTLRKKGVLLKNYYGIAHNSLPNYLAQISGQRPNDSTELDCHTYTEFNATGTDPDGTLQGDGCVYPEDTQTVAGQLAAQGKTWKGYMEDMQQPCEHPVLGEADNHIKATPEEQYSTHHNPFMYFRSITSSPDCAKNVVNFSALKDDLKSVDTTPNLAYITPNLCHDGHDGTCADGSDGGLGTADDWLKKQVPAILASPAYKQDGMLVITFDEAEGDTTGPSEGDPGVPAGGTAGGRVGALVLSPFAAAGTSSDRPYNHYSLLATIEDLFHLPRLGLAGDPGVRTFGDDVYRKES from the coding sequence GTGAACCGAAGATCAGCCCATCCCTCCGCTCCCCTGCGGCCTCCTTCGCCCGCGCTGCTGCCCGTGCTGGCGCTGGTCCTGTCCGCGCTGGTGGCATGCCAGGCGCCCACTCCGGCACCGGCTCCGCAGACTGCCACTCCATCCGGCGGCGCCACCCCGTCATCCAGTACGTCGGCACCACCGAGTGCGTCGGCAGCACCCACGGCAGGCGCAGACTCCACGGCACAGCCGGGGGACGCGGCAAAGCCCGCCGGAACGCCCCGGCACATCTTCGTGATCAACCTGGAAAACAAGGGGTACGGCACTACCTGGGGCGACAATTCCCCCGCGCCGTACCTGTCCGGAACGCTCCGGAAGAAGGGCGTGCTGCTGAAGAACTACTACGGGATCGCCCACAACTCGCTGCCCAACTACCTGGCCCAGATCTCCGGACAACGGCCCAACGACAGCACGGAACTGGACTGCCACACGTACACCGAGTTCAACGCCACCGGCACTGATCCGGACGGGACGCTGCAGGGCGACGGCTGCGTCTACCCGGAGGACACCCAAACCGTGGCCGGGCAGCTGGCCGCGCAGGGCAAAACGTGGAAGGGCTACATGGAGGACATGCAGCAGCCGTGCGAGCACCCGGTCCTGGGCGAGGCGGACAACCACATCAAGGCCACGCCGGAGGAGCAGTACTCCACCCACCACAACCCCTTCATGTACTTCCGCTCCATCACGTCGTCCCCGGACTGCGCCAAAAACGTGGTCAACTTTTCCGCGCTCAAGGACGACCTGAAATCCGTGGACACCACCCCCAACCTGGCCTACATCACGCCCAACCTGTGCCACGACGGGCATGACGGCACCTGCGCCGACGGCTCTGACGGCGGCCTGGGGACAGCGGACGACTGGCTCAAGAAGCAGGTCCCGGCCATCCTGGCGTCACCGGCGTACAAGCAGGACGGCATGCTGGTGATCACCTTCGACGAGGCCGAGGGCGACACCACCGGCCCCTCCGAAGGCGACCCGGGAGTCCCCGCCGGGGGGACGGCCGGAGGACGGGTGGGGGCCCTGGTCCTCTCCCCGTTCGCGGCTGCGGGCACCTCCTCGGACCGGCCCTACAACCACTACAGCCTGCTGGCCACCATCGAGGACCTCTTCCACCTCCCGCGCCTGGGGCTGGCCGGTGATCCCGGCGTCAGGACGTTCGGGGACGACGTCTACCGGAAGGAATCCTAA
- a CDS encoding alkaline phosphatase family protein: MALSGSGRRRAVLAGAAAVALVIVAVVLSLALRGGPPAADPPASDTPATAAPTAGAPATAAAAPGTAAADPNGIGKIKHVVIITQENRSFDSYFGTYPGADGIPMKDGKPAVCVPDPAEGGCVRPFYNSADSNAGGPHSHADATADINGGAMDGFVAQAEKGLSGCGAASTKCQYSTTMPTDVMGYHDGRDLPNYWAYAQNFTLEDHLFASAASWSLPAHLYLVSEWSAKCTKAGDPSSCVNALQDPDPEPEPQIIKDTLIGKCQAGMDLDPCREALEAAGIDPGLAAQIDQLIGTSCKPTDSYAICQAAVDAAPMSDDLKKKLTEAAKKLELPDYAWTDLTFLLHKHNVPWAYYVFNGTEPDCRNDAATCDPVKQDAKTPGLWNPLLYFDTVKEDGEQGNIKPLSGFYDAARKGTLPAVTWVAPTDKVSEHAPAKISTGQAYVAGLINAVMSGPDWDSTAIFLNWDDWGGFYDHENPPVVDNNGYGLRVPGLVISPYAKKGFIDHQVLSQDAYFKFIEDDFLGGERIDPATDGRPDARPDVRENNPQLGDLAQSFDFTQAPLPPLILPNATTY; the protein is encoded by the coding sequence GTGGCGCTTTCAGGAAGCGGACGACGCCGGGCCGTGCTGGCAGGTGCCGCGGCGGTGGCTTTGGTGATCGTCGCCGTCGTCCTTTCCCTGGCGTTGCGCGGCGGCCCACCGGCCGCAGACCCGCCGGCGTCGGACACGCCCGCAACAGCCGCGCCCACCGCCGGCGCCCCGGCCACCGCGGCTGCGGCACCGGGAACTGCTGCCGCCGACCCCAACGGGATCGGCAAGATCAAGCACGTAGTGATCATCACCCAGGAGAACAGATCCTTCGACAGCTACTTCGGGACGTACCCCGGGGCCGACGGGATTCCCATGAAGGACGGCAAGCCCGCGGTGTGCGTTCCGGATCCCGCCGAGGGTGGCTGCGTAAGGCCCTTCTACAACTCGGCGGACAGCAACGCCGGCGGCCCGCACAGCCACGCCGATGCCACCGCCGACATCAACGGCGGGGCGATGGACGGATTCGTGGCGCAGGCGGAGAAGGGCCTGTCCGGCTGCGGCGCCGCCAGCACCAAGTGCCAGTACAGCACCACCATGCCCACCGATGTGATGGGCTACCACGACGGACGGGACCTGCCCAACTACTGGGCCTATGCGCAGAACTTCACGCTGGAGGACCACCTGTTCGCCTCCGCCGCCTCCTGGAGCCTGCCGGCGCACCTGTACCTGGTCTCGGAATGGTCGGCCAAATGCACCAAGGCCGGGGACCCGTCGTCGTGCGTGAACGCCCTGCAGGACCCGGACCCCGAACCGGAGCCGCAGATCATCAAGGACACGCTGATCGGCAAGTGCCAGGCCGGGATGGACCTGGATCCTTGCCGGGAGGCGCTGGAAGCTGCCGGCATCGACCCGGGCCTCGCCGCACAGATTGACCAGCTCATCGGCACCAGCTGCAAGCCCACCGATTCCTACGCCATCTGCCAGGCGGCGGTGGATGCCGCCCCCATGTCCGATGACCTGAAGAAGAAGCTCACCGAGGCGGCCAAGAAACTGGAACTGCCGGACTACGCCTGGACCGACCTGACGTTCCTGCTGCACAAGCACAACGTCCCGTGGGCCTACTACGTGTTCAACGGCACCGAACCGGACTGCCGCAATGACGCCGCCACCTGCGATCCGGTGAAGCAGGACGCCAAGACCCCCGGCCTGTGGAATCCGCTGCTGTACTTCGACACGGTCAAGGAGGACGGCGAGCAGGGCAACATCAAGCCGCTCAGCGGTTTCTACGATGCCGCCAGAAAGGGGACGCTGCCGGCAGTCACCTGGGTGGCGCCCACGGACAAAGTCAGCGAACACGCGCCTGCGAAGATCAGCACCGGGCAGGCCTACGTTGCCGGGCTCATCAACGCCGTGATGAGCGGCCCTGACTGGGACAGCACCGCCATCTTCCTCAACTGGGACGACTGGGGCGGCTTCTATGACCACGAAAACCCGCCGGTGGTGGACAACAACGGCTATGGGCTGCGCGTCCCGGGCCTGGTGATCAGCCCCTATGCGAAGAAGGGGTTCATCGACCACCAGGTCCTCAGCCAGGACGCCTACTTCAAGTTCATCGAGGACGATTTCCTGGGCGGCGAGCGCATCGATCCCGCCACGGACGGCAGGCCGGACGCCCGCCCTGATGTCCGCGAGAACAACCCCCAGCTGGGCGACCTGGCACAGTCCTTCGACTTCACCCAGGCGCCGCTGCCGCCGCTCATCCTGCCCAACGCCACCACCTACTGA